One genomic segment of Centropristis striata isolate RG_2023a ecotype Rhode Island chromosome 11, C.striata_1.0, whole genome shotgun sequence includes these proteins:
- the LOC131980737 gene encoding leucine rich adaptor protein 1-like yields the protein MAEELFNDSFPDLKEVETKVGRKTPESLLIWMRDAADCEDGWRSDVVDRGDRSSAFGDSFSDKISNLKQEMRWLRSADVRILRQLVAVHEGIEAMRWLMEERGALASHGSSLTGSLSSLATVEEHGPSMSPCRESLSPTQDLTEPSGDESADPPPHTDDDDSNLKSYFDTLIPESTEARPPSPSTSSFEVSGATLGRHGRASSSPASSLVGAILQKSPPPQDSHGASLQDMKTSADPIRRALLRSSRARREVKADNGGFSLNKQSVETEQQTQESFRASQNNTVEEEEEEEESGTNKEMALLGYDAQWCWVESQDDVTFL from the exons ATGGCAGAGGAACTCTTCAACGATTCCTTCCCAGATTTGAAAGAAGTGGAAACTAAGGTTGGCAGGAAAACGCCGGAAAGTCTTCTGATTTGGATGAGAGATGCTGCGGACTGCGAGGATGGTTGGAGGTCTGATGTGGTGGACAGAGGAGACCGCAGCTCTGCCTTTGGCGATAGCTTCTCTGACAAAATAAGCAACTTAAAACAagagatg AGATGGCTGCGTTCTGCAGACGTGCGGATTCTGCGCCAGTTGGTGGCCGTGCATGAGGGTATCGAGGCCATGCGTTGGCTGATGGAGGAGCGAGGGGCCTTAGCCAGCCACGGCAGCAGCCTGACAGGCAGCCTGAGCAGCCTGGCCACTGTGGAGGAGCACGGGCCCTCCATGTCCCCCTGCAG AGAGAGTCTGAGTCCAACTCAGGATTTGACTGAACCCTCTGGCGACGAATCAGCAGATCCCCCACCGCACACTGATGACGACGATTCAAACCTCAAGAGCTACTTTGACACGCTGATCCCCGAGTCCACTGAAGCGAGACCTCCTAGTCCTTCCACCTCTAGCTTTGAAGTCAGTGGTGCCACACTTGGCAGGCACGGTCGGGCTTCATCTAGTCCTGCCAGCAGTTTGGTTGGTGCCATATTACAAAAGTCCCCACCACCACAGGACTCACATGGAGCTTCATTACAAGACATGAAAACCAGCGCTGACCCCATCAGAAGAGCTCTCCTCAGATCTAGCAGAGCAAGAAGAGAGGTGAAGGCAGATAATGGTGGTTTTTCCCTCAATAAACagtcagtggagacagagcaaCAGACTCAGGAGAGTTTCAGAGCCTCTCAGAACAAtacagtggaggaggaggaggaggaggaagagagtggGACCAATAAAGAGATGGCTTTGCTGGGTTATGATGCCCAGTGGTGCTGGGTGGAGTCACAGGACGATGTGACCTTTCTATGa